In one Penaeus chinensis breed Huanghai No. 1 chromosome 33, ASM1920278v2, whole genome shotgun sequence genomic region, the following are encoded:
- the LOC125043287 gene encoding transcription factor 15-like gives MAKSEEQVVEQDRAASLGNSVDDNNNSDDSNSSSDDGSKSQAIEASGGKYQLRPRSLHARRLCDGGDWSFQDAIRSKPRPPPLSRYRRKTANARERYRMRQINTAFESLRGVLPSWVCSRRTASDMTKIATLRLASAYIRSLQDILDGNAPQDTCSWVLSSILQDASRPHDDSERSGTAPKAPGSDDACAHSEADLVSLLCGSSGAQDGLESLSYLAPMTESDTVTLLLLESDSHRHWNEQHPPLVS, from the coding sequence ATGGCCAAGTCGGAGGAGCAGGTGGTCGAGCAGGACCGCGCGGCGTCGCTGGGGAACAGCgtcgacgacaacaacaacagcgacgacagcaacagcagcagcgacGACGGCAGCAAGAGCCAGGCGATCGAGGCTTCGGGAGGCAAGTACCAGCTGCGCCCTCGCTCGCTGCACGCGCGGCGCCTCTGCGACGGCGGCGACTGGAGCTTCCAGGACGCGATACGGAGCAAGCCGCGTCCTCCGCCGCTGTCCAGGTACCGCAGGAAGACCGCCAACGCCAGGGAGCGATACCGCATGCGGCAGATCAACACCGCCTTCGAGAGCCTCCGCGGCGTCCTGCCCTCGTGGGTGTGCAGTCGCCGCACCGCCTCGGACATGACCAAGATCGCCACGCTGAGGCTCGCCTCCGCCTACATCCGGTCCCTGCAGGACATCCTGGACGGCAACGCCCCGCAGGACACGTGCTCGTGGGTCCTGTCCAGCATCCTGCAGGACGCGTCTCGGCCGCACGACGACTCTGAGAGGAGCGGCACCGCCCCCAAGGCCCCAGGGAGCGACGACGCGTGCGCGCACTCGGAGGCCGACCTCGTGTCCCTGCTGTGCGGCTCCTCGGGCGCGCAGGACGGCCTCGAGTCGCTCTCGTACCTCGCGCCCATGACCGAGAGCGACACCGTGACGCTGCTGCTGCTCGAGTCCGACTCGCACAGGCACTGGAACGAGCAGCACCCGCCGCTCGTGTCCTAA